Part of the Sorghum bicolor cultivar BTx623 chromosome 1, Sorghum_bicolor_NCBIv3, whole genome shotgun sequence genome, GATATTATATATCTCAACTGTGTAGACCACACAAATTGAATAAAACATCGGTCAACTACAGAGGGTATGCAAATACAAGCAGAACTAGTGATATTGCATCTCTGATCCAAAAATTGCTTTGGTGTCGAAGTTGACGTTTAATGATAACTCCCTCCTTTCGTAAACAAATTCCTCTCTCAGCGTTAGGAACTATGTATGCTCTGTCAACCTTTCTTGTATAATTACTAGCATAAGAAATTACGATGATACTAATATGCAATGCAGAAATAAGTACATCATGAAATTTTAACAAAGCATACAGCTGATAATTTGACAAGCGTTGAGCTTGCAGCGCCTTGGTCTTCTCCTCCAAGTAGAACCTCTCATACAATGCCACAATGGAAGCAGCAACCTGGGAAAGAAAAACAGGGCCTGCCACGACATCTCCAACATCACTTCCTTTCTCACCAGCTCCAACCTTGTCGTCTCCTACACCTGCAGCACCATCTCCTACACAAACAGCCAAGCAATACGCCATCTGTAGCACTGCCTCCTTCACAGATACAAGCGCAAATAGTTTCCCATTGCTTTCTCCATACAGAACCCCAAGCTGTGCGCCTAACCATGAGAGGCCCTCAACCAGCCTCGGGCACTCAAACCTCATGGCCCTGGGATCAAAGCTTAGCCCCTCATTATCGCCATTCTGCATCCCCTCCAGCAAGTACCTGGCCTCCACTGCCATCGCCTTCAGCAAGAGCCACAGTAGCACCAAGATATGGTCCACATCCGCGACGTTGACCTTGACCCCGTACCTCGGTGAGCTCTCAAACACCCACTGCCGCAGCTCGGCCTCCCACCGTGGCGTCACACCCAAGCAGAACGTGGCCACTACCCGGGTTGCAGCATAGGAGTATGATCCCGGGAGGTGGTCGCCCCCCGCAACCCAGGAGTCCAACTCCCGGTGCAGGAGGCTGAGCTCCGACGGCAGGATGCGGGGCGGATGGGAGGGGCTCCTGTCGGTAGTGGAAGAGGAGAAATCTGCGCACACGCCAGCGAGGAAGGCGGGAAGGGAGGTGGCCGCGGAGGTTGGGACGGGGCTCATACGGACGACGGCGGGGCAATCGGAGTAGGGAGCTGGGGCGGCCGGGAG contains:
- the LOC8057050 gene encoding U11/U12 small nuclear ribonucleoprotein 48 kDa protein, translating into MSTGLESRGPRRPRGPGVLDLPSDPRPLASFIVIGKLLAAAAPPWKPSDDRICSAQMEPPPIPHPPPPAPALTSALAHLRSVLSAASSALAALPSPLEPHPTTPIASIPSPQSTTTKPPLPPPVTAINLPLPAAPAPYSDCPAVVRMSPVPTSAATSLPAFLAGVCADFSSSTTDRSPSHPPRILPSELSLLHRELDSWVAGGDHLPGSYSYAATRVVATFCLGVTPRWEAELRQWVFESSPRYGVKVNVADVDHILVLLWLLLKAMAVEARYLLEGMQNGDNEGLSFDPRAMRFECPRLVEGLSWLGAQLGVLYGESNGKLFALVSVKEAVLQMAYCLAVCVGDGAAGVGDDKVGAGEKGSDVGDVVAGPVFLSQVAASIVALYERFYLEEKTKALQAQRLSNYQLLLGYSQALERGTLERSNRPNYRAVLEYDGVLSRRVSNKESARAKTREELLAEERDYKRRRTSYRGKKVNRNPTEVLRDIIDEHMDEIKQAGGIGYVVEAPADIAWNVFKSNSHSGAYNGSYDFASSSSHD